aatataatataatataatataataataaggCCCCCTCAGGCCCTAATGAAAACTGTACAGCTGTACACATTAATTAAAATATCCAGCTTTCAGCATTAAAAAACTGCTTTATACtacagaaatacaataaaatacacatacCACAATGCACTGGTACACATATATCAAACACTAATAGTAACATAGAGCACAATAGAGTACAAAAAAGGGTAAatattgtttgaaatgtatAGGACTTATAGGACGTACGGCACGGATAGCCAACCAGACTGCCAGGTAGCAGAGGATGATGATAGCCAGAGGAAGGAGACAGCACGTGACCATGAGGACGATCATGTAGGACTGGACTCCGGGGTCGTCACTGCCACTGAATACGTCAGGTCCGCAGGAGGTCTTCAGTCCATGAGGCCAATACCTGATGCAAGAAACAGTTAGTCTTCCTCCACACTGATGCGTTTAAAACTTtttataaagagaaaaaacaccacGCTACCTGCTCCATCCAAAGATGGGGGGTGCACACCACACTGCTGCCCAGACCCAGGAGAAAACTATCCCACCTGTGGCCCATTTACCGTCGAACTTGATGTTTCCAAAAGGTTTGCAAACAACTATCCATCTTTCCCAGGAGATGATGGTCAGGGACCAGAGAGCAGCGATGCCTGTGTCGGGAAGCAGGACACTCAGTgaagacaacaaacacacagtctgatCACATCTGCAGCACAGAGTCTCTACAAACTGTAGAGAAACAAACCTGTGGCCactcaccacaaactgagaccACGTAGCCCTCAAAGATGCACATCGGGTGACCCAGAATGAAGTAACCAAAGAACTGGTTGCAGACACTGATGGTGCTGGCAAAAACCGTCTCTCCGAGATCAGCGATCGCAAGATTCACCAGGATCCAGTTCAGAGGGTGACGGAGCTTCTTGAACTTTGCTGTGGCCACCAAGACGAGACCGTTGGTGAAGACGGATAAGACGACCACTATGAACATCCAGAGCGTCGCAACGTTGTAAACCCATCGGGGAGCAATGTGGTAGTTTGGCCCCTCGAAGGGATCtgggaaagaaaacagatattCAGTCTCTAAATTAGAACCTCATGTGGTctaattttgtctttttgaggCAGCACATATTTATAAATGtacacaaatacagtaaatgcatgTAAAACAATGTAAACTACAGAGTCTGTCTTTAATAAAAATGAGACTAGGgtctattttctgtcatttttaaacTGTGTTGTACGATAATACACATATTCTTTCATATCCAAATGCATTACATTTGAGTCAGACTGTAGTTTAAGTTGCATTAAGCCTATTTGAGGAGAAATGCACAAACTCAGAGGTCATCAAAATGATcggaaaaacacaataaaaccacATATTATTCACATTTGGCCACATTTGGCTTGGAGAGCTGAGAGATGAAACTCTAATCTGTAATTCATGTTCACTATATTgagcacagagcagctctgtAATAAGTCTGTATATACGGACACAAACTGTGGAGCTCTGCActctcaaatgtcaaatgtgagGCATGAAATTCATTCTTGCTGATacaaaatgatcaataaaaACCAAACATGTCTTTGAATGTTGAAAAAGTTTATAAAATTCAATCATACTGACTTCAGGATTTATGTAGATTGTTCTGTCCTTCCTGGTTGTAGTTCTTTGCTTTCTGTTACAGTCACGATCATTTACATTCCcattcaatatattttttaaaacaacctGATAATACTGTACCTCTGGTGTGATTGCTGTTTGTGTACACGAAGGCAGATCCCCTCGTTGTGTCCCCGTAGTACCGCCTGGCAGCAAACACCTGTTTTCCCCACTCTTCTGCCATCCTGGTCTTACAGTAGAGGAGTCGGCTCTTCGGGTTACTGCTGCTACACATCTGACTTTATAGCTTTTATACTCGTGCCTCGGAGACCTCTGATGGGATTAGGCCACAATCAAATTACAGCCGTGGTGTGCTGGTACTCGGCGGCAAAGTGAGAACAAGGAACCTTATTTTGAACTGTAATTAAAACTATCAGCTTATTGGGTTAAGTCAGAAAAAGCCTGAATAATCTGGTTTGAAAGCCGATTTCCATCCGCTCCGTCAAAAAGGGGGTTATCTGGTAGACCTGTGACTAACACATAAAGGTACATTTTGAGCAGCAAAGTGTGGCAATGTGGAAATCAATGAGTAATAAAGCAACAAATGCATGAATGTGTTCAGAGAAATGTTCGTATTTCTACACTTTTGGACGCAGAAGAATCATTCAACACTGAATTGCATCTGTTGCATCACATCAATATGATACCAAGTTGATTTGGGATATTAAAACAAGCACAGCAGAACTGTGGATGTAAACTAGACTTTACATGAAGCAGACTGTGATGCTGTGGTCCTCTTAAGCACACATGTGGACCCCGGTGGGCACGAGAGGACGGCAAAGTCCTAAAGCAGCTTTATTGGAGCAGGCAGTGACCCACAGAAGTAGAATAGTTTGACAGTGGCGGTTCTTGACATGTGAGGGACGTAAGACACCTTTAATCCTTCCGGAAACAGGGTTCACCTCAGAACATAAGATGTTTCAACACTCCTGTGATCCCACAACTCACGGCATTGTCCTCGTGGCAAGGGCAAAGTGGGTGAGGGGGCGTGATACCTCAaagaatatatatgtataagtATATATATTACTTGAATTTGTTAATAGTTTTATACTCCTTTATACTGtatagctactgtttatttatctccttcCTTTatctattcatctatttatcttatttatctacttttcttttattcttttttaatccGGAAGCGGCATTGAAGTcaaaagggcaaagcaagaatttcactGTGCGGTGAAACTAGTTTTTAATCCGACAATAAAACAACGAGTTTTACCATCAAGTTGGAAGctggtttaataaaaaaaacacgtgAGTTACTGCAGTTTGGTGAATTTCAGACATGCTGTGCACAGATTTTTGGCAAAGTGACGCTAAGTGACAGCTGCGTCCGGCCAAAGCTCTTGAGTTGTGTGTATTTAGGGGACGAGAGCTGCCAGCAGAGTGAATACTAAGTACAGTTGCCAGCGCGGGTCACGTTCCAATATAACTGAAATTTAATTATACTAATTAGCTTTTGTACCATTAGATGGTCCCAACAACCGTCAAGACTGGATTTGAGTGGGATCAACAATTTAAAAACCTGCGCTTCCCTTCTGAAAATCTATTTCTTTTACCTTATCATGGTTATGTAGTGATAGTTCTTATATTTTACTCTCCTAAAGTCCTCAGTATGTgcgtcatgtgtgtgtgttgtatatcGCATGTTGTATTTTTAGTACGTTATTATGCCAAGCACATTACTAGAGGGGGAGACAACGCACTTTCACTGCACAATGCAGAGATATGTTGATTATGTGATGagtaaaaacttttaaaaactatCACACCCACTTCATGACCAGGTGTGAAGGTGAGCTCTCACTTCTGATCCTTCACACAACGAACGCCTTTGAGGAGCGACAGTGAGACCACGTAGCCGTCTGGAGGCATTTCTGGTCGGATGCAGCCAGGAGGAGGCCTCTGAATGGGTCTGATCACTTGAAtctggtgtgttggagcagTTAAAGGACCAGAGGGAAGAAACACTGATGTAAATAATcgtttctcttcatcttcaagAAAATATTCTAAAGAAAAGTTATCAGTAGCAACATTAAGTTGTTACTCCTGCCGGCCTCAGGGTTAAGATTTGTCACACTGTCCTGGTTTAACTGGGGCGCTTGAATAACACAGAGCTGTCGTTAATCATATCAGTGATgattcaaaatgtctgctgcagagAAGAACCGTCGCAAGAAAACATCAATTAACTCGTCTAATTTCTAGTTTtaatcttttctgtttgtttgatttacttATTTTGCAGATTTCCCTTCGGgcgtgtatgtgtttttattttgtaggtcACATGATGAACTCAATAGACTGCAGTAGTGTTTGACAGTAAATTAAAAACTGCAGTTATTTTATTCAGTCAGGTCTTAAATATCTCTTCACTGTCATAGTGGATCTACTGTCGCTTTAAATTATttgttgtgctgcttttaaCATATTTGCATATTCCCACTTTCTATCTTGCATTATGATGTTTGACTTGTGTTacttaaataaagtttgatttgatttaatttgtttaaaatagataaaatcaAAATGAGGGAGTTGAGGCTGTGTCTCCATCTCTTTGTGTCGCACCTCCAACCACAACCTTGTTGATCCTGAGAAATAAAGGTGAACATTTCTCATGTCACAACAGACCAAAGCAGATTATACGGACAACTCAGGTTCCTCCACAAAGCAGATTAACACAGAGTAATTACTTTCTGGCATGTTCAGTCCGTAACTCTTTAATCTCTCCGGAACGACAGTTCCCCTCAGGAGAAAGCACAGGTTAAGGAAGCAGCTGTGGTGATTTGCTTTAATCTGCTGATTCAGTCTTTTTCTCCGATCTGCTTCTTGCAGATCTGATGCATGTGGACATGAGGACTGCACGTCCAGAAGAGGACGGATCCCAAAACTAAAGAAATCTGGaaacttttcttcctttttttcctcatttccgTGCAAGTGTGGCCGTAGTCttgatgcattattattataatcagaGTTAACTGATGACTCAGGGGAGAGTATTTTGCTTTTGGGATCTTACAGTACATTTATGTGTCATTGAAGAGGTGGAGctaatttatttttctccccCGTCTGTGTccatgtgatgctgtgatggCTGGAATTCTGCTAGTTCTGAACTATTCGTGTTTGGTAAAAGTTCACTACTGGCAGAACTCGGATTTGCCGCCGACTGCCGTCAGGAGCCTCCATGAGCACGGCGACCAGGGGTCAGAGAGGTGTGGTTTACAGCAGGTGGTCTTCAGGTGCAGAGACGGTTACTTACACTGGTGTGAAGTGCACAGAGTCCAACTTTGCACACCTCATGTTCACTTCACATCAATTAATAATCTTGATAATCTCAgatttgtgtgttattgtgttgtaatgatttcttgtcttgtttttctctttgctctccctGCAGCACAGGTGACCCCTGATGGTTAGACAGGTGACCACTTGTGTGTGAGGGATAATGTGCAGCGAACCCCAAGtgcattatcctgcttattacagGGCTTCAAAGAAATCAACAGCTGgagacaaaatactgactttaaaatgattttattgatttgaaagcATCCAAAACAGACTGTACAATGACTGATTGACCAATCGCAGTCGAGTATAACTGTAACGACTGGTTTTAAAGTGCAGtttgtaggatttagtggcGTCCAGCGGTGAGTTTGCATATTGCAACTGAATCCCCGTCGTCTCACCAGCACTCTGGAGAAACTACGGTGGCTATGAGGTAAATAAATAAGGGATGACGTACAGCAAGCTAATCCTTACCCTGACACAGCCACGTCATAATAAGtatgatcctccatttgtcaatATTTGGGTTCTCAATCTTCCCACAACAGAAAATCGTTGTTAAAAAGTGCAATTTGCTTAATATGTGCATATAACTGTGAGCTGTTTATCATAATTATGATttcttatcatttttattttggttgcACTTGGTGTTACTTTTCaaatttgaaattgaaaaattgaaaattATTCATGCCTGCATTTtatgcaatgtgtgtgtgtgtgtgtgtgtgtgtgtgtgtgtgtgtgtgtgtgtgtgtgtgtgtgtaaactctGCAAAGTAAAGCCTTTAAGTCTCTGAACCACGCACAAGCAGCATCGTGGGAAACAGATAAGAACGGCCGACGCTGGCTCCACCTGTCGGCTAGAAATCAAAACTTTCACACTCCAGTGACGTCTGatatgtttttacacatttgaatcacttgatttattatcagATGTTCTGAGGAAGAACTcagatatttcactaaaaacagcAATTCTGCTCTTACAAGAATCTTCACTTAAGTACAAGAGTAGAAACAGcaagatgtttttaaaatattaacataaaACTAGGTTGGGTGGAACGGCTCCTTTAAGAGAgttttattattctatatatcaaattatttttatcattaataaaGCACGTCAGCTGCATTTCATTGTTACGGATGATATTATATTTTTGCTATCATCATATTACagtattatatttaataaattgatcatgtgttgtgtttgtaaaatcttaatctgaaaagtaacttgTAACTCAAAATTGGAgtaaaaaaagtagaatatttttgttgtgaaatgttTCGGAGtaacagaaaattaaaccacacaaataaagtaaaagtacctgaaaattgtactttattattagtGCAGAAAAGACGTCCTAATCTTCCCTATTTAAGACAAACTGAAGGTGAGATAAAGACCAGGTACAAACTCCTGCTGCATGTTAAAGTGTTTGCACAGCGTGTGAAGACTggaaacattttcttctctgGGACGATGCTGAATTACACATGAGGTTCATCTCAGGAGACTAATTGTCTGATGATCTGATCTGTTTCCCCACTTTTGCTTCCCAGCTGTGAAGTTGTAGACCAAACGTACATCAAACTCGTTCACAGAGATTATTGAGGAGTAACTACTATGGGTTTCCACTGACCTCAGTCCAATAAAGATTTTAGGACAGATATGAGACTAAAAGAATAAACACTGCTGTTATGTACATCCGGGTTGCAAAGCCTGGTAACGACACAAatcatcactttcatcatttatttatttcaacttttttgtttttctttgcatatAATTCTTTATCAGTaagaataattattatttacagtCTGTACGTCATCTGAAGTAACTGTGAGCAGCCTAAGCAGGTCCCACTTTGGAGACTTCAGTGACCGATTGGCTTGTTGATGAGTCTTCATCATCGCCTTCACTCATCCCCAGCATCTTCCTCATGCACGAGCGGAACTGAAAGGGAACAATATCGTGAGCACATCTGTTGCAGAAGGAAATatcttattatattattattataatgcaAACTGTTCATGGTACGAAGTTCTGAAGCTGTATGTGAGTTTTAAAAGCCACCATTAGGGGGCGCCCCCCTACGCCCTCTTCCCTCTTCCACGTGAGCCATCTGAAATCAGTTAGCTAGGAGTGGAAGTTCGTTACAAAACAGCCAAATATCGTCACTTTTCTTACTCTAgttgttaaaaaagaaataaatgtagcATCTTGCAGTTTAAACAGAACTTTTTTTGTAGAATAAAGTCGTATAACTCTCCACTTTTTTGCCGCTCTGTTGATTAACATTAAAACGTTGCTTCAAATGCCATAAAAATCTCATCAAAACACTACATTTTACGCAACTTTTCATTGAGTGATGAgccttttttttctggtttgtAGCCTGTAAGCGTCTAAAGAGGTGTTTTAATGTTAATCACCAGAACGACATAAATAGCTGCAAATTTTATAACTTTTTATGACTTAAAAAGCTGCGTTTAACATTACACGATGTAAAAAGCAGCATCTTGACAGTTTGAATGCCATTTTTAACACTTTCTGCTTGCTATATTCATGGAAAATACTCAAATGTAAGTTCTGTATGTAAACATAAACTGCTCAAGCTAAGACATTTAGTATTGTcatacaaattacaaaaaaagaaataggaaTGGGTTTATGTTTTGAGCATATGAGTCGGTCTGGGCCAGAGATGACGATAAGAAACCAAAGTCACCAAAagtcacagcagctcctgtctcaGCCAGAGAGAAGGACACATCACCTGTGCATTTATACCTGACACCTTCAGGAAGCTGTGAGTGAGACTGCAAACGTGACCCAAATAAAATGTGCTCTTTCTTGTTTGTCACAGTTTAAACTCTGACAGCTGAGCGGACACAAAGTTATCACCCCGGCTGCAAATAGTCTTTAAGAGGAAAATGTTCTGAATCTTACACAGTTGATTATTCACATCAAGACAATTATTTTTTGGTTTAcaagttttctgaaatgtttaaaaatgcaaatgatatATTATGTGATTAAATCTGCATGTGCATACACCTCGACAACAGATATCTGAACATTGGATAAAGTCAGGTTGAaaattattgtttcattttgttaacaTCTCAAagccaaaggtttttttttcttctaataactccataaatcagaaaatactgtcaacagccataACAAAAAACTTTTCAATCAACACGTTTTTTAGGAATTAAATCAATCTGatgttaaatgaatgaattacatATGAACTAACCCTCTCTGCAGAACCCTTCAGAATAAAACTGGAACGTTTGGTGACAGTAAGCGCTGTTTCTGGCTCAGTGTGagaaaaaactcattttgagaaaacagcctttaaagatGGGACAAATCTGCAGGAACAGATCGACAAAGTGCAGGAATATAATCacttaaatgtgtcttttgggtgttttctttccactagtctgaaagaagacatgttATGGCCCACA
This region of Pempheris klunzingeri isolate RE-2024b chromosome 2, fPemKlu1.hap1, whole genome shotgun sequence genomic DNA includes:
- the LOC139209095 gene encoding red-sensitive opsin; protein product: MAEEWGKQVFAARRYYGDTTRGSAFVYTNSNHTRDPFEGPNYHIAPRWVYNVATLWMFIVVVLSVFTNGLVLVATAKFKKLRHPLNWILVNLAIADLGETVFASTISVCNQFFGYFILGHPMCIFEGYVVSVCGIAALWSLTIISWERWIVVCKPFGNIKFDGKWATGGIVFSWVWAAVWCAPPIFGWSRYWPHGLKTSCGPDVFSGSDDPGVQSYMIVLMVTCCLLPLAIIILCYLAVWLAIRAVAMQQKESESTQKAEREVSRMVVVMIVAYCVCWGPYTVFACFAAANPGYAFHPLAAAMPAYFAKSATIYNPIIYVFMNRQFRVCIMKLFGKEVDDGSEVSTSKTEVSSVAPA